The following proteins are co-located in the Paludibaculum fermentans genome:
- a CDS encoding SDR family NAD(P)-dependent oxidoreductase, with product MNSKAAVLITGASSGIGAVYADRFAKRGHALVLVARDRVRMEELAQRLRQENGVTVELLPADLTDSDGLARVEARLRDDSRIGILVNNAGTAAHGGFLDQAPDDVAQLISLNTTALTRLASAVAPRLAREGAGAIVNIGSVVGLAPELGMSVYGATKAFALFLTQGLHVELGPRGVYVQAVLPAATRTEIWAKSGRDVDSLPAVMEVGELVDAALAGFDARETITIPSLPKVEQWTSFEAARKAMVPNFLQVHAAERYRQGS from the coding sequence ATGAACTCCAAAGCGGCAGTTTTGATAACAGGCGCGTCGAGCGGCATTGGCGCGGTCTATGCGGACCGATTTGCGAAGCGGGGCCATGCTCTCGTGCTGGTGGCACGCGATCGAGTCCGGATGGAGGAACTGGCCCAACGGTTGCGACAGGAAAACGGCGTAACGGTGGAACTGCTGCCCGCGGATCTCACCGACAGTGACGGCCTGGCGCGAGTGGAAGCCAGGCTGCGCGACGACTCGCGGATCGGGATTCTCGTAAACAACGCAGGGACTGCCGCCCATGGGGGTTTTCTGGATCAGGCTCCTGACGATGTGGCCCAGTTGATCAGCCTGAACACCACCGCATTGACGCGCCTGGCGAGCGCCGTGGCTCCGCGGCTTGCCAGGGAAGGTGCGGGAGCGATCGTCAACATTGGATCTGTCGTCGGCCTCGCTCCGGAACTGGGGATGAGCGTATATGGCGCAACCAAGGCGTTCGCGCTGTTCCTGACGCAGGGCCTGCATGTGGAATTGGGTCCCAGGGGGGTGTATGTGCAGGCGGTGCTGCCGGCCGCTACGCGTACGGAGATCTGGGCAAAGTCCGGCCGGGATGTGGACTCGCTACCGGCAGTCATGGAAGTGGGCGAGTTGGTGGATGCGGCGCTGGCGGGCTTTGACGCCCGGGAAACCATCACCATTCCGTCGCTGCCGAAAGTGGAACAGTGGACGAGTTTCGAGGCAGCGCGCAAAGCGATGGTCCCCAATTTCCTGCAGGTACACGCGGCGGAGCGCTATCGCCAGGGGTCCTGA
- a CDS encoding ADP-ribosylglycohydrolase family protein, whose amino-acid sequence MRLPLDEAILGCILGTAVGDALGLPAEGLSPHRQRKLFGPLEGHRLLLPPY is encoded by the coding sequence ATGCGGTTGCCATTGGACGAGGCGATTCTCGGCTGTATTCTCGGCACCGCCGTGGGTGACGCCCTTGGACTGCCGGCCGAGGGATTGTCACCGCACAGACAGAGAAAGCTGTTCGGGCCCCTGGAGGGCCATCGCCTGCTGCTGCCACCCTACTGA
- a CDS encoding metal-dependent hydrolase: MDIVAHGLCTAAAAIFVNRRPGPAVRLGWAVFFGVLPDLASFTVPAVLRIWWRVTGVTTTLLPQPGGPRLDWVFGLYNCVHSLLIFGLAFASAWIVARRPVWELLGWLLHIVIDMLTHRGWFAIQFLWPVSAAHLDGIPWETGWLLAATYAALAGIFILLWRTRSQAAQLAIAHREPH; encoded by the coding sequence GTGGACATTGTTGCTCATGGGTTGTGCACGGCGGCCGCGGCGATCTTTGTGAACCGGCGGCCGGGTCCGGCGGTGCGGCTTGGGTGGGCGGTGTTCTTCGGAGTTTTGCCGGACCTCGCCAGTTTCACGGTGCCGGCGGTCTTGCGGATCTGGTGGCGGGTGACCGGCGTTACGACCACGCTGCTGCCGCAACCCGGGGGGCCGCGCCTGGATTGGGTCTTTGGGCTTTATAACTGCGTCCACAGTCTGTTGATCTTCGGGCTGGCCTTTGCGTCCGCATGGATCGTCGCGCGGAGGCCCGTCTGGGAGCTACTGGGCTGGTTGCTGCATATCGTGATCGACATGCTGACACACCGCGGCTGGTTTGCGATCCAGTTTTTGTGGCCGGTTTCGGCCGCTCACCTGGACGGGATCCCGTGGGAGACGGGCTGGCTGCTGGCGGCCACGTACGCGGCGCTGGCGGGGATCTTCATCTTGCTGTGGCGGACACGCAGCCAGGCAGCGCAGCTTGCGATCGCTCATCGCGAGCCGCACTGA
- a CDS encoding LytR/AlgR family response regulator transcription factor, giving the protein MRVLIVDDEPPTLVRLRQLLAAHPDGEIAGEAANGTQAMELAAQLRPHGILLDIQMPGCSGIDVAACLPQPRPHIIFCTACDQYAVEAFELNAVDYLLKPVGRARLAQSLDRIRALPTPLRSQEAALERALRPGATAPTRFLARKGSQFVVVEESRILYFGSEGSLTRLVADSSDYWMAPTLNELERRLAPSRFFRISRAALVNLSAVTEVRPESGNGEVTLRNGVKLEVSRRRTRHLLEYLAGMV; this is encoded by the coding sequence ATGCGCGTCCTGATTGTGGATGACGAACCGCCCACGCTGGTGCGCCTGCGCCAGTTGCTGGCCGCCCATCCAGATGGTGAGATCGCGGGAGAGGCGGCCAACGGGACGCAGGCGATGGAGTTGGCCGCACAACTGCGCCCGCACGGGATCCTGCTGGACATCCAGATGCCGGGCTGCAGCGGGATCGACGTGGCGGCCTGCCTGCCGCAGCCGCGACCGCACATCATTTTCTGCACGGCCTGCGATCAATACGCGGTGGAGGCCTTCGAGTTGAATGCGGTGGACTACCTGCTGAAGCCCGTGGGGCGGGCCCGGCTGGCGCAGTCGCTCGATCGCATCCGCGCGCTGCCCACTCCGCTGAGAAGCCAGGAGGCCGCGTTGGAGCGGGCCTTGCGGCCGGGAGCGACGGCGCCGACGAGATTTCTGGCACGAAAGGGGTCGCAGTTTGTCGTGGTGGAGGAATCGCGGATCCTCTACTTCGGGTCGGAAGGAAGCCTGACGCGCCTGGTGGCGGACAGCAGCGATTATTGGATGGCTCCGACACTGAATGAGCTGGAGCGTCGACTGGCGCCTTCGCGATTCTTCCGGATTTCCCGGGCGGCGCTGGTGAATTTGAGCGCGGTGACCGAGGTTCGGCCCGAGAGTGGGAACGGAGAGGTGACGCTCAGGAATGGAGTGAAGCTGGAGGTGAGCCGGCGGCGGACCAGGCACCTGTTGGAGTACCTGGCGGGGATGGTTTGA
- a CDS encoding adenosine deaminase family protein, translating into MPRQQPQAEFTRVLPAIAATLLFLSLWSAVAQPAAHPFEPHWQHLKSTLSNDDLYRLMWALPKGGDLHNHHEYSIPMSFWLEGAARHGYLTRTRVSSCGESEAFQWLTLRPDSVSKLSACAQRDFTPVSALTAPQRKAWLAALTLDPSESKDEFFDRLVRRLGDLERDPQLMGDALILAQRQLQAEDAVYLETQLDPREFHGLTEDQGAAAIRARLAKPDSLATRIPVRLQVSALRFLPGAEDDLRQGFAFVHRNRDLWVGMNLVGREDNPDGRPARFAAVLRELRRAYPDVHLSLHAGESSQADTHVADTLAIGAERIGHGTNAYMDPNAMKLLRAGRQLIEVSLTSNLALGYVPDLRRHPFPTYLRQGMPVCLNTDDRGVMDSNLTDEYFAAVALFDLTWAEVVQIGRWSLEYSFAEAPLKQELLARFASNVAAFEKSYSSADWPQRLSRVPPRSSGTTPRLMKLRPQPSARPAARN; encoded by the coding sequence ATGCCCAGGCAACAGCCTCAAGCTGAGTTCACCAGAGTATTGCCGGCCATCGCTGCCACCCTCCTCTTCCTCAGCCTCTGGTCAGCCGTCGCCCAACCCGCCGCCCACCCCTTTGAGCCCCACTGGCAGCACCTCAAATCGACCCTCTCCAACGACGACCTCTACCGCCTCATGTGGGCTCTCCCCAAGGGCGGTGACCTCCACAACCACCACGAATACTCCATCCCGATGTCCTTCTGGCTCGAAGGCGCGGCGCGGCACGGCTACCTCACCCGCACAAGGGTCAGCAGTTGCGGCGAGTCGGAAGCCTTCCAGTGGCTCACCCTCCGCCCGGATTCCGTCAGCAAGCTCTCCGCCTGCGCGCAGCGTGACTTCACGCCCGTATCCGCCCTCACCGCTCCCCAGCGCAAGGCCTGGCTCGCCGCCCTCACGCTCGACCCGAGCGAATCCAAGGACGAATTCTTCGATCGCCTGGTCCGCCGCCTCGGCGATCTCGAACGCGACCCGCAACTGATGGGCGATGCCCTGATCCTCGCCCAGAGGCAGCTTCAGGCCGAGGATGCCGTCTATCTCGAAACGCAGCTGGACCCCCGCGAATTCCACGGTTTGACGGAAGATCAAGGCGCCGCGGCCATCCGCGCCCGTCTGGCCAAACCAGACTCTCTCGCCACGAGAATCCCCGTGCGCCTGCAGGTCTCCGCCCTACGCTTCCTGCCCGGTGCGGAGGACGATCTCCGGCAGGGCTTCGCCTTCGTCCATCGCAATCGCGACCTCTGGGTCGGCATGAACCTCGTCGGCCGTGAGGACAACCCCGACGGGCGTCCCGCTCGGTTCGCTGCAGTGCTCCGCGAACTGCGCCGCGCTTACCCCGATGTGCACTTGAGCCTCCATGCCGGCGAGAGCAGCCAGGCGGACACCCATGTAGCCGATACCCTCGCCATCGGCGCCGAACGCATCGGCCATGGCACCAATGCCTATATGGACCCGAATGCCATGAAGCTGCTCCGCGCAGGCCGCCAGCTAATCGAAGTCAGCCTCACCAGTAACCTGGCGCTCGGCTACGTCCCCGACCTCCGTCGCCACCCCTTCCCCACCTACCTCCGCCAAGGCATGCCCGTCTGCCTGAATACCGACGACCGCGGCGTCATGGACTCCAATCTCACCGACGAATACTTCGCCGCCGTAGCCCTTTTCGACCTGACTTGGGCAGAAGTAGTCCAGATCGGCCGCTGGAGCCTGGAATACTCCTTCGCCGAAGCTCCGCTCAAGCAGGAACTCCTGGCTCGATTCGCGAGCAACGTTGCCGCTTTTGAGAAATCCTACTCTTCCGCGGATTGGCCGCAGCGCCTGTCGCGCGTGCCGCCGCGGTCCTCCGGCACTACGCCGCGCCTGATGAAATTGCGCCCGCAGCCCTCGGCCCGCCCCGCCGCCCGTAATTAG
- a CDS encoding enolase C-terminal domain-like protein, protein MKITSVRLVNTRPKRPVPSYTPAPGSWSTQAVEVANPMSIYPRYKATRSLFFPDAGKVPGFTVEIATDKGVKGYGSGGAAGGVIVEGHLTKLLLGEDPFDIEKLWDIQWRSTMHYGRMGVTMNAISGVDLALWDLIGNALGMPVYKLLGGQTKDRIPAYCTGNDIEQHVEFGFKRLKLAMPHGPADGREGMRRNEEVVKRARAVLGPDGEIMLDCWMAWTERYTLEMAALLEPHRIYWMEEVLQPHDYAGFGRLRKAIRSTRIVTGEHEYGRYGFRNLLEHEAAEIWQPDLHWCGGLTEARKIAALAAAYDIPVIPHGGGTTQDGLHFIMSATNSPWAEMFLPPPGGPPEVYKRFEEEYRVTRGPEGIYTAPSDRPGFGWDFEPV, encoded by the coding sequence ATGAAGATTACTTCTGTCCGCCTGGTGAACACCCGCCCAAAGCGCCCCGTCCCCAGTTACACGCCGGCCCCCGGTTCCTGGAGCACGCAAGCCGTGGAAGTCGCCAATCCCATGTCGATCTACCCGCGCTACAAGGCCACCCGCTCCCTCTTCTTTCCCGACGCCGGCAAAGTCCCCGGCTTCACCGTCGAGATCGCTACCGATAAGGGTGTCAAGGGCTATGGCAGCGGGGGCGCCGCAGGCGGAGTCATAGTGGAAGGCCACCTCACCAAACTTCTGCTCGGCGAGGATCCTTTCGACATCGAGAAACTCTGGGACATCCAATGGCGTTCCACCATGCACTACGGCCGGATGGGCGTGACGATGAACGCGATCAGCGGGGTCGACCTGGCCCTCTGGGATCTCATCGGCAATGCTCTCGGGATGCCGGTATACAAGCTGCTCGGTGGGCAGACAAAGGACAGGATCCCTGCCTACTGCACCGGCAACGACATTGAGCAGCATGTCGAGTTCGGTTTCAAGCGACTGAAACTAGCCATGCCGCACGGCCCTGCCGATGGCCGGGAAGGGATGCGGAGGAACGAAGAGGTGGTGAAGCGGGCCAGGGCCGTCCTGGGCCCGGATGGCGAGATCATGCTCGACTGCTGGATGGCCTGGACCGAACGCTATACCCTCGAGATGGCGGCCCTGCTCGAACCACATCGCATTTATTGGATGGAAGAGGTCCTCCAACCCCACGACTACGCCGGTTTTGGCCGTCTCCGCAAGGCCATCCGCTCCACCCGCATCGTCACCGGAGAGCACGAGTACGGCCGCTACGGTTTCCGCAACCTGCTGGAGCACGAAGCGGCCGAAATTTGGCAGCCCGACCTTCACTGGTGTGGCGGCCTGACTGAGGCTAGAAAGATTGCCGCCCTCGCCGCCGCCTATGACATCCCCGTCATCCCACACGGCGGAGGAACCACGCAGGACGGCCTCCACTTCATCATGTCGGCCACCAATAGCCCATGGGCCGAAATGTTCCTGCCGCCTCCAGGTGGCCCACCCGAGGTCTACAAGCGGTTCGAGGAGGAGTACCGGGTCACCAGGGGTCCGGAAGGAATCTACACCGCCCCTTCGGATCGCCCTGGCTTCGGCTGGGACTTCGAACCCGTTTAG
- a CDS encoding metallophosphoesterase family protein, producing MNRRSFVAASLAIPATASAAPPPESAPGHDALRCGSDGVFRILAISDLHYTPNIDTHGIALAERLIETEKPNLVIVNGDCLSGKDSQAEAELRTSIGFVAAAMEKKQVPWAVTFGNHDQEHFPKTQIGKDAVLAIYSSYPHNLNAGYRQGLHGAGNKHLLIWNAAGTRPVYCVWLLDSQDYFQDGKNRPYDWIHADQILWYYQTSAELEQLHGAKVPGLMFFHIPLCEFNEMVNHGKIVGTRQEHESPSPINSGLFAALLDRGDVRGVYCGHDHVNNYMGRWRGIELGYDGSLGHYAYPHVQPDDPSNLHVRGGRVFEITDGAPARHKTWMRFKDGSRNWESLSDAFTHDQIKD from the coding sequence ATGAACAGAAGATCCTTCGTAGCTGCTTCCCTCGCCATACCCGCCACGGCCTCCGCCGCTCCACCTCCGGAATCCGCCCCCGGCCACGACGCCCTGCGTTGCGGCTCGGATGGCGTCTTCCGCATCCTGGCCATCTCCGACCTCCACTACACCCCGAACATCGACACCCACGGCATCGCGCTCGCGGAACGCCTCATCGAGACCGAAAAGCCCAATCTGGTCATCGTCAACGGCGACTGCCTCTCCGGCAAGGACAGCCAGGCAGAAGCGGAACTCCGCACCTCCATCGGCTTTGTCGCCGCCGCCATGGAGAAGAAACAGGTGCCCTGGGCCGTCACGTTCGGCAACCACGACCAGGAGCACTTCCCCAAAACTCAAATCGGCAAGGATGCCGTCCTGGCCATCTATTCCTCCTACCCTCACAACCTCAACGCCGGGTACAGGCAAGGCCTTCATGGGGCAGGGAACAAGCACCTCTTAATCTGGAACGCAGCCGGCACCCGGCCGGTCTACTGCGTCTGGCTGCTCGACTCGCAGGACTACTTCCAGGATGGGAAGAACCGCCCCTACGACTGGATCCATGCCGATCAGATCCTCTGGTACTACCAGACATCAGCCGAACTGGAACAACTCCACGGCGCCAAAGTGCCCGGCCTGATGTTCTTCCACATTCCGCTGTGCGAATTCAACGAGATGGTCAACCACGGCAAAATTGTCGGAACCAGGCAGGAGCATGAGTCGCCATCGCCCATCAACAGCGGGCTCTTCGCGGCGCTACTCGATCGCGGCGACGTGCGCGGCGTTTACTGCGGTCACGACCACGTCAACAACTATATGGGCCGCTGGCGTGGCATCGAACTCGGCTACGACGGTTCCCTCGGCCACTACGCCTATCCCCACGTTCAACCCGACGACCCCTCAAATCTCCACGTTCGCGGGGGGCGCGTCTTCGAAATCACCGACGGAGCGCCCGCTCGTCACAAAACCTGGATGCGCTTCAAGGACGGCTCCAGGAACTGGGAGTCACTCTCGGACGCCTTCACCCACGACCAGATCAAGGATTAG
- a CDS encoding aldo/keto reductase, producing MEKRLLGKSKLEVSALGLGCMGMSFGYGPAKDRQEMTGVLRLAVERGVTFFDTAEAYGPYLNEELVGEALAPFRTDVVIATKFGFQFDAAGKIAGLNSRPEHIREVAEASLKRLKTEVIDLFYQHRVDPNVPIEDVAGTVKDLIQEGKVKHFGLSEAGVETIRRAHKVQPVSALQSEYSLWWREPEAEILPVLEELGIGFVPFSPLGKGYLTGKIDESTTFDSTDFRNVVPRFSAENRKANRGVVELLEAMARAKNATPAQIALAWVLAQKPWIVPIPGTTKAHRLEENLGAASIELTPEDRQEIESAASRITFEGARYPEPLQRMINR from the coding sequence GTGGAAAAGCGACTATTGGGCAAGAGCAAGCTCGAGGTTTCGGCGCTGGGCCTGGGCTGCATGGGCATGAGTTTCGGGTATGGCCCGGCGAAAGACCGGCAGGAGATGACCGGCGTCCTGCGGCTGGCCGTGGAGCGTGGCGTCACGTTCTTCGATACCGCCGAAGCTTACGGCCCGTATCTGAATGAGGAACTCGTGGGCGAGGCGCTGGCTCCGTTCCGGACCGATGTGGTGATCGCCACCAAGTTCGGGTTTCAGTTTGACGCCGCCGGGAAGATCGCGGGGCTCAACAGCCGGCCGGAGCACATCCGAGAGGTTGCCGAGGCATCGCTCAAGCGGCTCAAGACCGAAGTCATCGACCTGTTCTACCAACACCGTGTGGATCCGAATGTACCGATTGAAGACGTGGCCGGCACCGTGAAAGACCTGATCCAGGAAGGGAAGGTCAAACACTTCGGCCTGTCAGAGGCGGGTGTCGAGACGATCCGGCGCGCACACAAGGTTCAGCCCGTGAGCGCCCTGCAGAGCGAGTACTCGTTGTGGTGGCGGGAGCCGGAGGCGGAGATCCTGCCGGTGCTGGAGGAGTTGGGCATTGGCTTCGTTCCTTTCAGCCCGCTGGGGAAGGGTTATCTGACGGGCAAGATCGACGAGAGCACCACATTCGACAGCACGGATTTCCGTAATGTCGTGCCGCGTTTTTCGGCGGAGAACCGGAAGGCGAACCGGGGCGTGGTCGAGTTGCTGGAGGCGATGGCGCGGGCAAAGAACGCGACGCCGGCGCAGATCGCACTGGCCTGGGTCCTGGCCCAGAAACCTTGGATCGTGCCGATTCCAGGAACGACCAAGGCGCACCGGCTGGAGGAGAATCTTGGCGCGGCCTCCATCGAGTTGACTCCAGAAGACCGGCAGGAGATCGAGAGCGCCGCGTCGCGGATCACGTTTGAGGGGGCACGTTACCCCGAACCACTGCAGCGGATGATCAATCGCTGA
- a CDS encoding TetR/AcrR family transcriptional regulator: protein MKVSREQMAGNRRKILYEAARLFKARGFDAVTVADVMKAAGLTHGGFYGHFKSKEDLIAQTLVHALAPAAPASFDLGRYVGAYLSRKHRDDLAGGCPTAGLGSESIRQSPEARAAMTDGLRRRIDLFTESAPGKTATEKRQAAIGSWAAMVGAVILSRLSDDPKLSDEVLSQTRAWLRSNGVTPAL from the coding sequence ATGAAAGTCAGTCGCGAGCAGATGGCTGGGAACAGGCGAAAGATCCTCTACGAAGCGGCTCGTCTCTTCAAGGCGCGCGGCTTTGACGCCGTCACGGTCGCCGATGTAATGAAGGCCGCTGGCCTCACCCACGGCGGCTTCTACGGTCACTTCAAATCGAAGGAGGATCTGATAGCGCAGACCCTCGTCCACGCCCTCGCCCCCGCTGCGCCGGCCAGCTTCGATTTGGGCCGCTATGTGGGTGCCTACCTCTCCCGCAAGCATCGCGATGATCTCGCCGGCGGCTGCCCCACGGCGGGCCTCGGCTCGGAATCCATCCGCCAATCGCCTGAGGCGCGGGCTGCGATGACCGACGGACTCCGCCGCCGCATCGATCTCTTCACCGAAAGCGCACCCGGCAAAACAGCAACCGAGAAGCGTCAGGCCGCCATCGGCTCCTGGGCTGCAATGGTCGGCGCTGTCATCCTCTCCCGCCTCAGCGACGATCCGAAACTGTCCGACGAAGTTCTCTCTCAGACCCGCGCCTGGCTCCGTTCCAACGGCGTGACTCCGGCTCTCTAG
- a CDS encoding alpha/beta hydrolase family protein, protein MEDLQTPSPPLVLKAQGSFFIGGEKSEQTRTELGGFGPAGHIAVNQMYVRYMVPQRGFRNVPVVMVHGATLTGKSWETTPDGRMGWDEYFVRKGHPVYVPDQVGRGRSGFNQALFNDVRAGSTPPGNLPNILRFSDESVWPNFRFGAKPGAPFPDSQFPVGAVDELSKQGVPDLSFGGIPTPNPTLKALSELAVQLKGAVLMGHSQSGPFPLAAALLNPSAAKGLVLVEPGRCPANYTEEQIKTLASIPILVVFGDHRDIPTGISTRASWQESFESCQALIGRIQAAGGKAQMFNPPERGIRGNSHMIMQDRNNLQIADFVLQWVEERVGKRGGAKK, encoded by the coding sequence ATGGAAGACCTTCAAACGCCCAGCCCGCCGCTTGTGTTGAAGGCGCAAGGCAGTTTCTTCATCGGCGGCGAGAAGTCTGAACAGACACGCACGGAGTTGGGCGGGTTCGGCCCAGCGGGTCACATTGCCGTCAACCAGATGTATGTGCGGTACATGGTGCCGCAACGGGGGTTCCGCAATGTCCCGGTGGTCATGGTTCACGGCGCGACCCTGACGGGCAAATCGTGGGAGACCACACCGGACGGGCGGATGGGGTGGGACGAGTATTTCGTGCGAAAGGGCCATCCGGTGTATGTGCCGGACCAGGTGGGGCGCGGGCGATCCGGGTTCAACCAGGCCCTGTTCAATGACGTGCGCGCGGGGTCGACGCCGCCGGGCAACCTACCCAATATCCTGCGCTTCAGCGACGAATCGGTCTGGCCGAACTTCCGGTTTGGCGCGAAGCCCGGCGCTCCCTTTCCGGACAGTCAGTTTCCGGTGGGGGCGGTGGATGAACTCTCGAAGCAGGGGGTGCCCGACCTCAGTTTTGGCGGTATTCCGACACCGAATCCGACGCTGAAGGCGTTGTCTGAACTTGCCGTTCAACTGAAGGGCGCGGTGCTGATGGGGCACTCGCAATCGGGGCCATTTCCGCTGGCGGCGGCGCTGCTGAATCCGTCGGCGGCGAAGGGCCTGGTGCTGGTTGAGCCGGGGCGCTGTCCGGCGAACTATACCGAGGAGCAGATCAAGACGCTGGCGTCGATACCGATCCTGGTGGTCTTTGGCGACCACCGGGACATCCCGACGGGCATTTCGACGCGAGCCTCCTGGCAGGAGTCTTTCGAGAGCTGCCAGGCGCTGATCGGCCGGATCCAGGCGGCTGGGGGCAAGGCGCAGATGTTCAACCCGCCGGAACGCGGGATTCGCGGGAACAGCCACATGATCATGCAGGACAGGAACAATCTGCAGATTGCCGATTTTGTCCTGCAGTGGGTGGAGGAACGGGTGGGCAAGCGGGGTGGTGCGAAGAAGTGA
- a CDS encoding DMT family transporter translates to MTASPATQSPEHHSVSNLLDWTLLLLPGLIWGASFLFIAQGLESLPPNGITFTRLVIGFLTLSLFPGVRRPVARADWGRVALLGIIWMAFPLSLFPFAEQRVSSALTGMLNGATPLFAAAVASLLARSLPPRPVLLGLAVGFAGTILVAVPSLGEGSNQAAGVLMILVAVMSYGFSINLARPLQQRNGALPVIWRAVGFAVLLTAPLGVPALRSAHWTLPSLLSLLALGIFGTGIAYILLAVAAGRIGATRASASTFLIPGVALLLGVLVRGERVALLSLCGGAVSLAGAILIRRASQTAAAKS, encoded by the coding sequence ATGACGGCCAGTCCCGCCACCCAATCGCCAGAACATCACTCCGTCTCGAACCTCCTCGATTGGACCCTCCTCCTCCTCCCAGGCCTGATTTGGGGTGCATCGTTCCTCTTCATCGCACAGGGACTCGAAAGCCTGCCTCCGAACGGCATCACCTTTACCCGCCTCGTCATCGGCTTCCTGACCCTTTCCCTCTTTCCCGGAGTCCGCCGCCCCGTGGCCCGCGCCGACTGGGGCCGTGTCGCCCTCCTGGGCATCATCTGGATGGCCTTCCCGCTCAGCCTCTTCCCCTTCGCTGAACAGCGCGTCTCCTCGGCCCTCACCGGCATGCTCAACGGAGCCACGCCCCTCTTCGCCGCCGCCGTCGCCAGCCTCCTCGCCCGCAGCCTGCCGCCGCGCCCCGTCCTGCTTGGCTTGGCCGTCGGCTTCGCCGGGACCATTCTCGTGGCCGTGCCCAGCCTCGGCGAAGGCAGCAACCAGGCCGCTGGAGTGTTGATGATTCTAGTCGCTGTCATGAGCTACGGCTTCTCTATCAACCTCGCCCGGCCCTTGCAGCAGCGCAACGGAGCCCTGCCCGTCATCTGGCGCGCCGTAGGCTTCGCGGTCCTGTTGACGGCCCCATTAGGCGTACCGGCCCTCCGCTCCGCTCACTGGACCTTGCCCTCGCTCCTGTCGCTGCTCGCATTGGGCATCTTCGGCACAGGCATCGCCTACATCCTCCTGGCCGTGGCGGCAGGCCGCATCGGAGCGACCCGCGCCTCCGCCTCCACCTTTCTGATCCCCGGAGTCGCCCTCCTCCTGGGCGTTCTCGTGCGGGGCGAGCGCGTAGCCCTGCTCTCCCTCTGCGGCGGCGCCGTCTCCCTGGCCGGGGCGATCCTGATCCGCCGCGCCAGCCAGACCGCCGCGGCCAAATCCTGA
- a CDS encoding beta-propeller fold lactonase family protein — protein MMWKIDCILAVAGLMMPGLLPGADTPTAALLVLSKSEQTLAIVDPGSHQVVARIPSGPDPHEVVASTDGRFAFISNYGGGRYNTISVIDLVGQKALPTVDLGALRGPHGLDFQGGMVWFTAEAAKVIGRYDPASQKIDLVLGTGQNRTHMIAVSPDLKWLVTSNVSSATMTFIEKKSVQAPGAGGPMNAPPQDWDETVVAVGRGAEGFDISPDGKELWAANAQDGTVSILDVASKKVVQTLAADVTGANRLKFTPDGKLVFVSTLRGPDLTILDAATRRTVKRLKIGRGAAGIQMEPGGARAYVACTPDDYVVIVDLQSMEVTGRLEAGKQPDGMAWAVRGR, from the coding sequence ATGATGTGGAAGATCGATTGCATACTGGCCGTGGCGGGGCTGATGATGCCGGGGTTGCTGCCGGGGGCGGACACTCCTACCGCGGCGTTGCTGGTGCTTTCGAAGAGTGAACAGACTTTGGCGATCGTCGATCCCGGGAGCCATCAGGTGGTCGCCCGGATTCCTTCCGGACCGGATCCTCATGAAGTGGTGGCCTCGACGGATGGGCGGTTTGCTTTCATTTCGAACTATGGAGGCGGGCGGTACAACACGATTTCCGTGATTGACCTGGTGGGCCAGAAAGCGCTGCCCACAGTGGATCTTGGGGCGTTGCGGGGACCGCATGGCCTGGATTTCCAGGGTGGAATGGTCTGGTTCACGGCAGAGGCAGCGAAGGTGATCGGGCGCTATGATCCCGCCTCACAAAAGATCGACCTGGTGTTGGGGACCGGGCAGAACCGGACGCATATGATTGCGGTTTCTCCTGATCTGAAATGGCTGGTCACCTCCAATGTCAGTTCCGCCACAATGACGTTTATCGAGAAGAAAAGCGTGCAGGCCCCTGGGGCGGGCGGCCCGATGAATGCTCCACCGCAGGATTGGGACGAGACCGTGGTGGCTGTGGGCCGCGGAGCGGAGGGATTCGATATTTCTCCGGACGGCAAGGAGCTTTGGGCGGCCAATGCGCAGGACGGGACGGTATCGATTCTGGATGTTGCCTCGAAGAAGGTGGTCCAGACGCTGGCCGCCGATGTGACGGGGGCGAACCGATTGAAGTTCACGCCGGACGGCAAGCTGGTTTTCGTTTCCACGTTGCGGGGGCCCGATTTGACGATTCTGGATGCGGCGACGCGCCGGACGGTGAAGCGGCTGAAGATCGGTCGCGGCGCGGCGGGCATCCAGATGGAGCCGGGCGGAGCGCGAGCTTACGTGGCCTGCACTCCGGACGACTATGTGGTGATTGTCGACTTGCAGTCGATGGAAGTGACGGGGCGCCTCGAAGCAGGCAAGCAACCGGACGGCATGGCATGGGCGGTGCGAGGCCGGTGA